From a single Vicugna pacos chromosome 4, VicPac4, whole genome shotgun sequence genomic region:
- the LOC102537308 gene encoding olfactory receptor 1L8-like, producing MERVNRTSSVSEFILLGLSSRPEDQKPLFALFFIMYVVTMVGNLPIILAIRSDTQLQTPMYFFLSILSFIDVCYTTTIVPKMLMNFLSKKKTISYAACMTQMYFFLAFANTESYLLAAMAIDRYVAICDPFQYVTAMSHRRCVLLVAFSCSIAHLHSLLLVLLIDRLLFCDSSVIHHFLCDINPLLKLSCSSTFVSEIVINTEGLITLVTPFICVIISYLRILVAVLKIPSAAGKHKALSTCGSHLTMVTLSYGSIIYVYFRPLSTYTIKDRVATVIYTVLSSMLNPFIYSLRNKDVKRGLRELMGRRMS from the coding sequence ATGGAGAGGGTCAACCGAACGAGCAGTGTCTCCGAGTTCATCCTCCTGGGACTCTCCTCCCGGCCGGAGGACCAGAAGCCACTCTTCGCCCTGTTCTTCATCATGTATGTGGTTACCATGGTGGGAAACTTGCCTATCATCTTGGCTATCCGCTCTGACACTCAGCTCCAGACacccatgtattttttccttagCATTCTGTCTTTTATTGATGTTTGCTATACAACAACCATCGTCCCCAAAATGCTGATGAACTTTCTGTCAAAGAAGAAGACTATCTCTTATGCTGCATGTATGACTCAGATGTATTTCTTCTTGGCTTTTGCCAACACAGAAAGTTACCTCCTGGCAGCCATGGCCAttgaccgctatgtggccatctgtgaCCCCTTCCAGTATGTCACTGCCATGAGCCACCGTCGTTGTGTTCTGTTGGTGGCCTTCTCCTGCTCCATCGCTCACCTCCATTCTCTCTTACTGGTTCTCCTGATAGATCGTCTTCTCTTTTGTGACTCCAGCGTCATTCACcacttcctctgtgacatcaacCCTCTGCTGAAATTATCCTGCTCCTCCACGTTTGTCAGTGAAATTGTAATTAACACAGAAGGGCTGATCACTTTGGTGACCCCCTTTATATGTGTTATCATCTCTTACCTACGAATCCTTGTTGCTGTTCTGAAGATCCCGTCAGCTGCTGGGAAGCATAAGGCTCTCTCTACCTGTGGCTCCCACCTCACCATGGTGACCCTCTCCTATGGAAgcattatttatgtttatttccgACCCCTGTCCACTTACACCATCAAGGATCGGGTGGCCACAGTCATCTACACAGTTTTGTCCTCTATGCTGAACCCTTTCATCTACAGCCTGAGGAACAAAGACGTGAAGCGGGGCCTGAGGGAGCTGATGGGCAGGAGGATGTCCTAG